In Ctenopharyngodon idella isolate HZGC_01 chromosome 2, HZGC01, whole genome shotgun sequence, the following are encoded in one genomic region:
- the bfsp2 gene encoding phakinin isoform X1: MPLPRRRSSFLGQAAAERPGSVGRMSGAGTSAPRGVFVGMAPTGGTSSLGARVSRRALGMSSVFLQSLRSNTFPVVTQPRDRSHQHSFDSLNTCLLEYRDKVHALEQLNQQLEEQIRHCLERKAVSAGTWTGLKQDWEDVYLQVSDNILDNARLMLQTENVQATAEDFKDRYENEQPFRKAVEEEINSLYKVIDDANLTRMDLENEIDSMKNELMNLEQSHMEDVRVLYKQISGHEVDEPDAPTETSLDQILAFIRSHWEKVIEKNRAETDAYLECKQAESVNSKLSREEEELESLKTECNDAGCKIQSLQAETESIRALKRGLENALKDAKHWHDIELQNLGSVIGKLEAELSDVRGDIEQQRRDYETLLNNRKKLELEIGTYHGILDGEESRFYSTTFPGGSSVPEGRIDPTSSTSETQSCPQTEGSNAPDAPEEGKNE, encoded by the exons ATGCCTCTGCCACGACGCCGATCCTCCTTCCTGGGCCAGGCTGCTGCGGAGCGGCCGGGCAGTGTGGGCCGCATGAGTGGAGCAGGGACCTCTGCGCCTCGGGGAGTGTTTGTAGGCATGGCTCCCACTGGAGGTACCAGCAGCCTGGGTGCACGCGTGTCCCGCAGAGCTCTGGGCATGAGCAGCGTGTTTCTGCAGAGCCTTAGAAGCAACACCTTTCCTGTGGTGACCCAGCCCAGGGATCGAAGCCACCAGCATAGCTTCGACAGCCTTAACACGTGCCTGCTGGAGTATCGTGATAAAGTTCACGCTCTGGAGCAACTCAACCAACAACTGGAGGAACAGATCAGACACTGCTTGGAAAGGAAAGCCGTCAGCGCTGGGACATGGACTGGCTTAAAACAAGACTGGGAGGATGTTTATTTACAG GTCAGTGACAATATCCTGGACAATGCTCGACTTATGCTTCAGACTGAGAATGTTCAAGCCACTGCAGAGGACTTCAAAGACAG GTACGAGAATGAGCAGCCTTTTCGTAAAGCAGTGGAGGAGGAGATTAACTCTCTGTACAAAGTCATCGATGATGCAAACCTGACTAGGATGGACCTGGAGAATGAGATTGACAGCATGAAGAATGAGCTGATGAATCTGGAGCAGAGTCACATGGAG GATGTTAGAGTGCTCTATAAGCAGATATCCGGGCATGAGGTTGATGAGCCGGATGCTCCCACTGAGACCAGCCTGGACCAGATTCTGGCTTTCATCCGTTCCCACTGGGAGAAGGTCATTGAGAAGAATCGTGCTGAGACTGATGCTTACCTCGAGTGCAAG CAGGCTGAGAGTGTGAACAGTAAGCTGAGTCGAgaagaagaggagcttgagagTCTGAAGACAGAATGCAATGATGCCGGGTGCAAGATTCAGAGTCTGCAGGCCGAGACTGAGTCTATTAGAGCTCTG AAACGAGGCCTGGAGAATGCCCTCAAAGATGCTAAACACTGGCATGACATTGAGCTCCAAAATCTGGGCTCTGTTATCGGAAAGCTGGAGGCTGAGCTCTCAGACGTCCGTGGGGACATTGAGCAGCAGCGTCGGGACTATGAAACCTTGCTCAACAACAGGAAGAAGCTGGAGCTGGAGATCGGAACATATCACGGAATCCTGGACGGAGAGGAGAGCAGATTCTACTCCACAAC GTTCCCCGGTGGTTCTTCAGTACCTGAGGGACGAATTGATCCCACATCTTCCACATCTGAAACACAAAGCTGTCCACAGACGGAAG GTTCTAACGCTCCTGATGCCCCAGAAGAaggaaagaatgaatga
- the bfsp2 gene encoding phakinin isoform X2 produces MPLPRRRSSFLGQAAAERPGSVGRMSGAGTSAPRGVFVGMAPTGGTSSLGARVSRRALGMSSVFLQSLRSNTFPVVTQPRDRSHQHSFDSLNTCLLEYRDKVHALEQLNQQLEEQIRHCLERKAVSAGTWTGLKQDWEDVYLQVSDNILDNARLMLQTENVQATAEDFKDRYENEQPFRKAVEEEINSLYKVIDDANLTRMDLENEIDSMKNELMNLEQSHMEDVRVLYKQISGHEVDEPDAPTETSLDQILAFIRSHWEKVIEKNRAETDAYLECKQAESVNSKLSREEEELESLKTECNDAGCKIQSLQAETESIRALKRGLENALKDAKHWHDIELQNLGSVIGKLEAELSDVRGDIEQQRRDYETLLNNRKKLELEIGTYHGILDGEESRFYSTTFPGGSSVPEGRIDPTSSTSETQSCPQTEGQSGKCPRH; encoded by the exons ATGCCTCTGCCACGACGCCGATCCTCCTTCCTGGGCCAGGCTGCTGCGGAGCGGCCGGGCAGTGTGGGCCGCATGAGTGGAGCAGGGACCTCTGCGCCTCGGGGAGTGTTTGTAGGCATGGCTCCCACTGGAGGTACCAGCAGCCTGGGTGCACGCGTGTCCCGCAGAGCTCTGGGCATGAGCAGCGTGTTTCTGCAGAGCCTTAGAAGCAACACCTTTCCTGTGGTGACCCAGCCCAGGGATCGAAGCCACCAGCATAGCTTCGACAGCCTTAACACGTGCCTGCTGGAGTATCGTGATAAAGTTCACGCTCTGGAGCAACTCAACCAACAACTGGAGGAACAGATCAGACACTGCTTGGAAAGGAAAGCCGTCAGCGCTGGGACATGGACTGGCTTAAAACAAGACTGGGAGGATGTTTATTTACAG GTCAGTGACAATATCCTGGACAATGCTCGACTTATGCTTCAGACTGAGAATGTTCAAGCCACTGCAGAGGACTTCAAAGACAG GTACGAGAATGAGCAGCCTTTTCGTAAAGCAGTGGAGGAGGAGATTAACTCTCTGTACAAAGTCATCGATGATGCAAACCTGACTAGGATGGACCTGGAGAATGAGATTGACAGCATGAAGAATGAGCTGATGAATCTGGAGCAGAGTCACATGGAG GATGTTAGAGTGCTCTATAAGCAGATATCCGGGCATGAGGTTGATGAGCCGGATGCTCCCACTGAGACCAGCCTGGACCAGATTCTGGCTTTCATCCGTTCCCACTGGGAGAAGGTCATTGAGAAGAATCGTGCTGAGACTGATGCTTACCTCGAGTGCAAG CAGGCTGAGAGTGTGAACAGTAAGCTGAGTCGAgaagaagaggagcttgagagTCTGAAGACAGAATGCAATGATGCCGGGTGCAAGATTCAGAGTCTGCAGGCCGAGACTGAGTCTATTAGAGCTCTG AAACGAGGCCTGGAGAATGCCCTCAAAGATGCTAAACACTGGCATGACATTGAGCTCCAAAATCTGGGCTCTGTTATCGGAAAGCTGGAGGCTGAGCTCTCAGACGTCCGTGGGGACATTGAGCAGCAGCGTCGGGACTATGAAACCTTGCTCAACAACAGGAAGAAGCTGGAGCTGGAGATCGGAACATATCACGGAATCCTGGACGGAGAGGAGAGCAGATTCTACTCCACAAC GTTCCCCGGTGGTTCTTCAGTACCTGAGGGACGAATTGATCCCACATCTTCCACATCTGAAACACAAAGCTGTCCACAGACGGAAG